The following proteins are encoded in a genomic region of Pungitius pungitius chromosome 17, fPunPun2.1, whole genome shotgun sequence:
- the slc39a7 gene encoding zinc transporter Slc39a7, translating into MGCLLLLSLTLLLAAHSTSAHSHSHGDHDHHHHGHHHHGHHHHGEDDQEDVRMFHGASKWTAEANVPNHGHAHDHGHAHDHGHAHDHGHAHDHGHAHDHGHAHEEDVVRVHKVESGHAHSHGGERVKREAGAEKRDTVELWTQAIGATLLISAAPFLILFLIPVQSNSDQHQNLLKVLLSFASGGLLGDAFLHLIPHALEPHSHHGEEDHSHATEVSHDHGHSHGAAHGHMMSVGLWVLGGIIAFLVVEKFVRALKGGQGHSHGHSHDAPKEKDSDGEEEKEKKKKTKEGKASKDAAVAKKEEPKSTDIKVSGYLNLAADFTHNFTDGLAIGASFLVGPTVGAVTTVTILLHEVPHEIGDFAILVQSGCTKKKAMCLQLLTALGALAGTACSLLAEGVGAAATAWILPFTAGGFVYIATVTVLPELLAGRSSFGQSLMEVLALLLGVGMMVLIAEYE; encoded by the exons ATGGGCTGTTTACTTCTGCTGTCACTGACACTCCTGTTAGCCGCACATTCAACCAGCGCCCACAGCCATTCCCATGGCGACCACGACCACCATCACCATGGCCACCATCACCACGGCCACCATCACCACGGAGAAGATGACCAGGAAGATGTGAGGATGTTCCACGGCGCTAGCAAGTGGACCGCTGAGGCCAACGTCCCCAACCACGGGCACGCTCACGACCACGGGCACGCTCACGACCACGGGCACGCTCACGACCACGGGCACGCTCACGACCACGGGCACGCTCACGACCACGGACACGCTCATGAGGAGGATGTGGTTCGGGTCCACAAGGTGGAGAGTGGACACGCGCACTCCCACGGAGGGGAGAGGGTGAAGAGGGAGGCCGGAGCAGAGAAGAGGGACACAGTGGAGCTGTGGACGCAg GCCATCGGAGCGACTTTGCTCATCAGTGCGGCTCctttcctcatcctcttcctgaTCCCGGTTCAGTCCAACAGCGACCAGCACCAGAACCTGCTGAAGGTGCTGCTCAGCTTCGCCTCAGGCGGGCTGCTGGGCGACGCCTTCCTCCACCTCATCCCGCACGCTTTGG AGCCTCACTCTCACCACGGAGAAGAAGACCACTCGCACGCAACTGAGGTGTCACATGACCACGGCCACTCCCACG GAGCGGCCCACGGTCACATGATGTCCGTGGGCCTGTGGGTGCTCGGTGGCATCATCGCCTTCCTGGTGGTGGAGAAGTTTGTGCGAGCCCTGAAGGGAGGCCAGGGCCACTCGCACGGCCACTCGCACG ATGCCCCCAAGGAGAAGGACAGCGATGgcgaggaagagaaggagaagaagaagaagacgaaagAGGGCAAAGCCAGCAAAGACGCGGCGGTGGCGAAGAAAGAGGAGCCCAAGAGCACAG ACATCAAGGTGTCGGGTTACCTCAACCTGGCGGCCGACTTCACGCACAACTTCACCGACGGCCTGGCCATCGGCGCCTCCTTCCTGGTCGGCCCGACGGTGGGCGCCGTCACCACCGTCACCATCCTGCTGCACGAGGTGCCGCACGAGATCGGAGACTTCGCCATCCTCGTCCAGTCGGGCTGCACCAAGAAAAAG GCCATGTGTCTCCAGCTGCTGACGGCCCTGGGGGCGCTGGCCGGCACGGCGTGCTCCCTGCTGGCGGAGGGCGTGGGCGCCGCGGCCACCGCCTGGATCCTGCCCTTCACGGCCGGCGGCTTCGTCTACATCGCCACGGTGACGGTGCTCCCGGAGCTGCTGGCGGGCCGCTCCAGCTTCGGCCAGTCCCTGATGGAGGTCCtggcgctgctgctgggggTCGGCATGATGGTGCTGATCGCCGAGTACGAGTGA